A portion of the Hylaeus volcanicus isolate JK05 unplaced genomic scaffold, UHH_iyHylVolc1.0_haploid 12237, whole genome shotgun sequence genome contains these proteins:
- the LOC128883604 gene encoding uncharacterized protein LOC128883604, translating into MLNIFWSFLAEGNAHSVYRYIGPKSDTFTGMVLKLPKDTTLKNQTRLLRQYRFVKKVVIGSSMFPVEAFQCEDAVFLEKRNRTCNISVDPFVTKPKETVKIPTSDPDIINLPKYYPYTSEIYLFGFITTLNLENFQHERMKLPIEGLGIQTILTSFSLPQGNRYSLFNNVITILRDIFFIYKKVFFMINQQDNTEKYPPQKNSINMSKTIGLVHKMHIPYQKLQLLDEFHMLNVEMESLNHNLSIFPSFVRPTNQPTPPTSFYDLPLNVALSKGLTMLKEKSSLLGMNHCPCRSVVKHEPPHSSSEAFSYKKGCRELLSSFVKTGSPHGGRRERKKGLKKKYRISHLGKSQSYALLERDLITPPMAMHDLLGFPSCGVTVDSSDMNLLSKPKWVYFTCEMKPKTGLPMQVVMSESDDTFPSLSSTRFTLQQDLKLLQKEISNPSFYNPCHFFSHLSNEKVVFEQFCLLQKKPQNNCHLFINGTRIVWCDDQHEKQLEMETNKSHSNVNLFRVAPYPSPSTFQKCYSEQNSSLKHFSCPIHNLLHPLTNSHRFHNYIYLGTDTTIHQETLLPIFKLFATIVHKERNLLYRLLYIHSFCEGQQEVADLLLNYLIQKNWLSVRRKTPSSTDDSKRFMLEDLNHLCVQPLQSQKPFDPFSKGTTSNTFNISNIDHNFMSDEKASAALYDFRPFIQTITKKVWSQRACKQHGTTQNVMDSEMQIAQQLQKVHFIVGQNLLKEHEQVQDVCANNKIDTLKKKSVYWIYRYLVGRTFLDCSLMLNLALSIGEPVETDLCRFKKLCEFSLHNVLNTRSEIQTNGFNNASIQSCIQNLKIFQPTLDIKLNSKNQRVISSQKKRSTTTEKYRWTDVVSLIHPLLKKNELFQKSENTLVCESNSSFVDRKSLMLSVYYRVSLVDLDLKLASKIPRWAKQFRDILHVHKVKEKCEHPLSHKCPEHNLIFS; encoded by the exons ttGTTATAGGTTCTTCGATGTTTCCCGTTGAAGCATTTCAATGTGAAGATGCagtttttcttgaaaagaGAAACAGAACATGTAACATTTCAGTTGATCCTTTTGTTACGAAACCAAAAGAAACCGTGAAA ATTCCTACAAGTGACCCtgacataattaatttacccAAGTATTACCCTTACACAAGTGAAATCTATCTGTTTGGTTTTATTACAACGTTGAATCTTGAGAATTTCCAACATGAAAGGATGAAGCTACCCATTGAAGGATTAGGAATTCAAACCATCTTAACATCTTTTAGTTTACCCCAGGGGAATCGTTATTCCCTGTTTAATAATGTGATAACAATTCTTAGggatatcttttttatttataaaaaagtattcttCATGATAAATCAACAggataatacagaaaaat ATCCACCACAAAAAAACAGTATCAATATGTCGAAAACTATAGGCTTAGTACACAAAATGCATATCCCCTATCAAAAGTTACAATTGCTGGATGAGTTTCATATGCTTAATGTTGAAATGGAATCATTAAATCATAACTTATCCAT TTTCCCCTCTTTTGTTCGTCCTACCAATCAACCTACTCCACCTACCTCATTTTACGATTTACCTCTTAACGTTGCTTTATCTAAAGGTTTAACAATGCTTAAAGAGAAATCATCTTTATTGGGTATGAACCATTGTCCATGTCGTAGCGTCGTGAAACACGAGCCTCCTCATTCAAGTTCCGAGGCGTTTTCTTATA AGAAAGGATGTCGTGAATTGTTGTCTTCTTTTGTTAAAACTGGTAGTCCACATGGTGGTCGTCGTGAGCGAaaaaaaggattaaaaaagaagtatcGCATATCTCATTTAGGAAAAAGTCAATCTTATGCTTTATTAGAAAGAGATCTTATCACTCCTCCAATGGCAATGCATGATTTATTAGGTTTTCCTTCGTGCGGAGTCACAGTAGACTCAAGCGATATGAATTTGTTGAGTAAACCAAAATGGGTTTATTTTACGTGTGAAATGAAACCCAAAACAGGTCTGCCGATGCAAGTCGTGATGAGTGAAAGTGATGATACTTTTCCCAGTTTATCTTCAACTCGTTTTACTTTACAACAAGATCTAAAATTgttgcaaaaagaaatatccAATCCAAGTTTTTATAATCCTTGTCATTTTTTTAGTCATCTTAGCaacgaaaaagttgtttttgaacagttttgtttattacaaaaaaaaccTCAAAACAATTGTCACCTATTTATTAATGGAACGCGCATTGTTTGGTGTGATGATCAACATGAGAAACAGCTCgaaatggaaacaaataaGAGCCATTCCAATGTGAATCTTTTTCGTGTAGCACCTTATCCGTCACCTTCTACCTTTCAGAAATGCTACTCGGAACaaaattcttcattaaaacatttttcttgtcCCATTCATAATCTATTACACCCATTAACCAATTCTCATcgttttcataattatatttatttaggaaCAGATACAACAATTCATCAAGAGACTTTGCTAcctattttcaaattatttgctACAATAGTTCACAAAGAACGGAATTTGCTTTATAgacttttatatattcattctTTTTGTGAAGGGCAACAAGAAGTTGCAGATCTTCTTCTGAACTATTTGATTCAAAAAAACTGGTTAAGCGTGCGTCGAAAAACACCATCATCCACGGATGACTCCAAACGCTTTATGTTAGAAGATTTGAATCATTTGTGTGTTCAACCTTTACAATCACAAAAACCTTTTGATCCATTTTCGAAAGGTACAACT AGTAACACTTTCAATATATCGAATATTGATCATAATTTCATGTCAGATGAAAAAGCGTCAgcg GCTTTATACGATTTTCGTccttttattcaaacaataacaaaaaaagtttGGAGCCAGCGAGCATGTAAACAACATGGAACGACTCAAAATGTCATGGATTCGGAAATGCAAATAGCTCAACAACTACaaaaagtacattttattG TTGGTCAAAACTTATTAAAAGAACATGAGCAAGTTCAAGATGTATGTGCAAATAATAAGATTGATAccttgaaaaaa AAAAGTGTTTATTGGATCTATCGATATCTTGTAGGACGTACTTTTTTAGATTGTAGCCTCATGCTCAATCTTGCTCTTTCGATTGGAG AACCCGTAGAAACTGATCTTTGtcgttttaaaaaactttGCGAGTTCTCTTTACATAATGTTTTGAACACTCGTAGTGAAATCCAAACGAATGGCTTTAATAATGCTTCTATTCAATCTTGCatacagaatttaaaaatttttcagcCAACTTTGGACATTAAACTCAATTCAAAAAATCAACGCGTTATTTCGTCTCAAAAAAAGAGATCAACGACAACAGAAAAGTATCGATGGACTGATGTCGTATCTCTCATTCATccattattaaagaaaaatgagttgtttcaaaaatctgaaaatacTCTTGTTTGTGAATCGAATTCATCATTTGTTGACCGAAAATCTCTTATGCTTAGTGTGTATTATCGAGTCAGTTTAGTTGACTTGGATTTAAAGCTGGCTTCTAAAATTCCACG ATGGGCAAAACAATTCCGCGATATTTTACATGTTCATAAAGTTAAAGAGAAATGTGAACACCCCTTATCACATAAATGCCCGGAACATAATTTAatcttttcataa